One Sphingomonas sp. SUN039 genomic window carries:
- a CDS encoding RadC family protein gives MEQLLAAAGIPEAEAIARLLIDSFGSLRGALTARPSRLHSAIGKGSAALPFLKLWRQCLLFSQREQLRLPVRCSSEQLVPFLQNRIGQEPIEVAYVILFNATGGLLWDGEIARGSFQHCPAEPKEIARKALEVGAALVVLAHNHPGGDPTPSTADRTLTRRVSDTCRLVDAVLFDHLVIGAQSVTSFRELGLL, from the coding sequence TTGGAGCAGCTTCTTGCGGCGGCAGGGATTCCCGAAGCGGAAGCAATAGCCCGCCTCCTTATCGACAGTTTCGGGAGTTTGCGCGGCGCACTCACGGCGCGCCCGTCGCGCCTACACAGCGCAATCGGAAAAGGGAGCGCGGCACTGCCCTTTTTGAAGCTGTGGCGACAATGCCTGTTATTCAGTCAGCGCGAGCAGCTTAGGCTACCGGTGCGGTGTTCGTCAGAACAGCTTGTCCCCTTCCTTCAAAATCGCATTGGGCAAGAACCGATCGAAGTCGCCTACGTCATTCTGTTCAACGCGACCGGTGGTCTGTTATGGGATGGCGAGATCGCGCGGGGTTCGTTTCAGCACTGCCCAGCCGAGCCAAAGGAGATTGCCCGCAAGGCGCTTGAGGTCGGTGCGGCGCTGGTCGTCCTCGCACATAATCACCCGGGCGGCGATCCTACGCCAAGCACTGCCGACCGGACATTGACGCGGCGTGTGTCGGATACCTGCCGACTGGTCGATGCGGTGCTGTTCGATCATTTGGTGATCGGCGCGCAATCGGTGACGAGCTTTCGGGAATTGGGATTGCTGTAG
- a CDS encoding DUF3761 domain-containing protein has protein sequence MRKVLAIAMALALLAPSTGIARRTHHTTQSYPNTYGSEYYTARSGHRVHRPVRANRAPAGASAQCRDGTWSFSESHRGTCSHHGGVSRWL, from the coding sequence ATGAGGAAGGTTCTTGCTATTGCTATGGCGCTTGCCTTGCTCGCGCCGTCAACCGGCATCGCGCGCAGGACGCATCACACCACGCAGAGCTATCCCAACACCTACGGGAGTGAATACTACACCGCTCGCAGCGGCCACCGTGTGCACCGTCCCGTTCGTGCAAACCGTGCGCCAGCGGGAGCAAGCGCGCAATGCAGGGATGGCACGTGGAGTTTTAGCGAAAGCCATCGCGGCACCTGTTCGCATCACGGTGGTGTTTCGCGCTGGCTGTAA
- a CDS encoding DUF3761 domain-containing protein has product MMKPLYFALALAIPMIVAAPASARNYDCTKAGNANKAACKGATPASAPAPKPAAATAPAAKGARNYDCSKAGNANKAVCKGAAPVAPAPAAKAAPAPRAAPAPRTAPAKTGQATSVGGPNGATAKCRDGTYSQSAHRSGTCSRHGGVAQFY; this is encoded by the coding sequence ATGATGAAACCGCTGTATTTCGCTTTGGCGCTGGCTATCCCGATGATCGTTGCAGCGCCCGCGAGCGCCCGCAATTACGACTGCACCAAGGCAGGCAATGCCAACAAGGCAGCCTGTAAGGGCGCAACACCTGCCTCAGCGCCCGCTCCGAAACCCGCAGCCGCGACGGCTCCGGCTGCCAAGGGTGCACGCAACTATGATTGCTCGAAAGCTGGCAATGCCAACAAGGCCGTCTGCAAAGGTGCAGCGCCAGTGGCACCAGCGCCTGCAGCGAAGGCCGCACCTGCACCGCGAGCAGCCCCCGCGCCTCGCACCGCGCCCGCAAAAACCGGTCAGGCTACCAGTGTTGGCGGGCCAAACGGTGCGACGGCCAAATGTCGTGACGGCACCTATAGCCAGTCGGCACATCGCTCAGGCACGTGTTCACGCCACGGCGGCGTCGCGCAGTTTTATTGA
- a CDS encoding DUF5818 domain-containing protein: protein MHTVDGLLLSGSPLPVLRVDGGGEWRLDMASRFYKLIGRRVRVTGTRGDFDLLNVTQVVLL from the coding sequence TTGCACACCGTTGACGGGCTGCTGCTGTCTGGTTCGCCGCTTCCCGTTTTGCGCGTGGATGGCGGCGGCGAGTGGCGGCTCGATATGGCAAGCCGGTTCTATAAGCTGATCGGACGTCGGGTGCGCGTAACCGGCACACGTGGTGATTTCGATCTGCTGAATGTTACACAAGTTGTCCTCCTTTAG
- a CDS encoding response regulator transcription factor, which translates to MDDPFESLTERQLECLELASLPMTAKEIARSLSISPKTVEAHLAAAISRLGLANRNEAVRRLRERRAASGEIPRDVTPISYGIPTAPSPETEIPMTVGSELHEPASFRTFEDIWMFKRPSFTGPVKGATRDDLTISDRLVYILISAVFIALCLAAATNLLADTLISLSTTLSKLP; encoded by the coding sequence GTGGACGACCCGTTTGAATCTTTGACCGAACGCCAGCTCGAATGCCTCGAACTGGCTTCGTTACCTATGACGGCCAAGGAGATCGCGCGCTCCCTTTCGATATCGCCAAAGACAGTCGAGGCTCACTTGGCCGCCGCGATCAGTCGGCTTGGCCTCGCCAATCGCAACGAAGCAGTGCGTCGGTTGCGCGAGCGCCGCGCCGCATCGGGAGAAATCCCTAGGGACGTAACCCCCATATCCTACGGCATCCCGACCGCCCCATCACCGGAAACGGAAATACCGATGACAGTGGGCAGCGAGCTTCATGAACCAGCCTCATTCCGCACGTTTGAGGATATATGGATGTTCAAACGCCCCTCGTTCACCGGCCCGGTGAAAGGAGCGACGCGCGATGACCTGACCATATCCGACCGGCTGGTATACATCCTGATATCGGCCGTCTTCATTGCGCTGTGTCTGGCAGCCGCCACCAACCTGCTTGCCGATACCTTGATATCGCTGAGCACGACCCTTTCAAAGTTGCCCTAG